One Synechococcus sp. CC9605 genomic window carries:
- a CDS encoding sulfite exporter TauE/SafE family protein has translation MQIALLGIAIGANALSALAGGGAGLVQLPALILLGLPFSMALATHKVASVALGLGATGLHWRASSLDLKRSALVLAAGLPGVFVGASMVLALPDQVATTSLGLLTLGLGLYSARKPDLGTTDQPRPLTARTVGLGSCGLFIIGILNGSLTSGTGLFVTLWMVRWFGLSYARAVAHTLVLVGLGWNGTGALVLGLSGEIRWDWLPALVLGSLIGGFLGAHYSLVKGSRLVKQAFEILALLMGGSLLIRSL, from the coding sequence ATGCAAATCGCCCTGCTGGGCATCGCCATAGGCGCCAATGCCCTCTCAGCTTTGGCGGGAGGGGGAGCAGGACTGGTGCAACTGCCCGCCCTCATCCTTCTGGGCCTTCCTTTCTCCATGGCGCTGGCCACCCACAAAGTGGCCAGCGTGGCCCTGGGGCTGGGAGCCACGGGACTTCATTGGCGGGCCAGCAGCCTTGATCTCAAACGCTCCGCGCTGGTGTTGGCCGCCGGTCTCCCAGGAGTGTTTGTGGGGGCCAGCATGGTTCTTGCGCTGCCGGATCAAGTGGCCACCACCAGCCTTGGGCTGCTGACCCTGGGGCTGGGGTTGTACTCGGCCCGGAAACCTGATCTGGGAACGACAGACCAGCCCCGACCCCTGACAGCCCGCACCGTCGGACTTGGCAGCTGCGGCCTCTTCATCATCGGCATTCTCAACGGCTCACTAACCTCAGGAACGGGATTATTCGTCACCCTTTGGATGGTGCGCTGGTTCGGGCTGAGCTATGCCAGAGCCGTCGCCCACACCCTGGTGCTGGTGGGTCTGGGGTGGAATGGCACCGGGGCGCTGGTGCTGGGATTGAGCGGTGAAATCCGTTGGGACTGGCTTCCCGCTCTCGTTCTCGGATCGCTGATCGGAGGCTTTCTGGGGGCGCACTATTCCCTGGTGAAAGGAAGCCGCCTGGTCAAGCAAGCCTTCGAGATCCTGGCGCTGCTGATGGGTGGATCACTCCTGATCCGAAGCCTCTGA
- a CDS encoding CP12 domain-containing protein — protein MKTIDEHIQKDQEEFLKALSEHNEGKVRHLTEELQWLLDHKKEFPDDPHDPSPLELFCEQNPDEPECLVYDD, from the coding sequence ATGAAAACGATTGACGAGCACATCCAGAAGGACCAAGAGGAGTTCCTTAAGGCCCTGTCTGAGCACAACGAAGGCAAGGTGCGTCATCTCACAGAGGAGCTGCAGTGGCTGTTGGATCACAAGAAGGAATTTCCTGATGATCCCCATGACCCCTCACCCCTTGAGTTGTTCTGCGAGCAGAACCCCGATGAGCCCGAGTGCTTGGTGTACGACGACTGA
- a CDS encoding DoxX family protein, translating to MIRAILTRPIAGDLGLLLLRVFTGALLIHHGYEKLANIENFADAFVRPLHLPFPILLSYVAAFSEVIGSWLLITGLLTRMGALAVAGTISVAIYHAIVTAGFNIYLLELLGLYFAAAVAVLACGPGVFSIDELIARRLEPDMQFSAAEDTDYAGGEASVLEEAVASR from the coding sequence GTGATTCGAGCCATCCTGACCCGCCCCATTGCTGGTGATCTCGGTCTGCTCCTGCTTCGGGTGTTCACCGGAGCACTTCTGATTCACCACGGTTACGAAAAGCTCGCCAATATCGAGAATTTTGCTGATGCATTTGTTCGCCCTCTGCATCTGCCCTTCCCGATCCTCCTCTCCTACGTGGCAGCATTCTCTGAGGTGATTGGCAGCTGGTTGTTAATCACTGGGTTGCTGACGCGGATGGGAGCCTTGGCAGTGGCGGGGACGATCTCCGTCGCCATCTATCACGCCATCGTCACAGCAGGCTTCAACATCTATCTGTTGGAGCTGCTAGGTCTTTATTTCGCGGCTGCTGTGGCCGTTTTGGCCTGTGGCCCGGGCGTCTTTTCCATTGACGAGCTCATTGCTCGCCGGCTAGAACCCGACATGCAGTTCTCCGCTGCGGAAGATACCGATTACGCCGGTGGAGAGGCCTCAGTTCTGGAAGAAGCCGTCGCCAGCCGCTGA
- the rpsU gene encoding 30S ribosomal protein S21 has translation MSQVTVGENEGIESALRRFKRSVAKAGIFSDLRRIRHHETPVEKYKRKLKQRSRNRRR, from the coding sequence ATGAGTCAGGTCACAGTCGGCGAAAACGAAGGTATTGAATCAGCGTTGCGCCGCTTCAAGCGCTCCGTCGCCAAAGCCGGCATCTTTTCTGATCTGCGTCGGATCCGTCACCACGAGACCCCCGTTGAGAAATACAAGCGCAAGCTGAAGCAGCGTTCCCGCAACCGTCGTCGCTGA
- a CDS encoding DUF2130 domain-containing protein — MHDIICPHCNTAFKVDEGGYADILKQVRDREFEQQLNKRLALAEQDKRNAIELAIAKKDREMQTLEAQLKQSAMHQELAIKDAVNKAEKQRDRIAIELQQMREQQATELRLAETKFAKEMQAMTLQKDNEVRDLQAQLQAGAMQRQLAVNEAVSSVEKQRDALQSGFKEAELKHQLESQSLKDRYEAQLSDRDQAIERLRDMKARLSTKMVGETLEQHCETEFNRIRAAAFPMAYFEKDNDARSGSKGDYIFRDQDDHNNEIISIMFEMKNEADTTATKKKNEDFLKELNKDRNEKNCEYAVLVSLLEPENELYNSGIVDVSHRFPKTYIIRPQFFIPFITLLRNAAMKSLEYKAELALVKAQNIDVTNFENDLETFKTAFSRNYDLASRRFETAIDEIDKSIDHLQKTKDALMGADRNLRLANDKAQDVTVKKLTRRNPTMAAKFADLNNAPDQKSA, encoded by the coding sequence ATGCACGACATCATCTGCCCTCACTGCAACACAGCCTTCAAGGTGGATGAAGGCGGGTATGCCGACATCCTCAAACAGGTGAGGGATCGAGAATTCGAGCAGCAACTGAACAAGCGGCTCGCCCTGGCGGAACAGGACAAACGAAACGCCATCGAGTTGGCCATTGCCAAAAAAGACAGGGAAATGCAAACGCTTGAGGCACAACTCAAGCAAAGTGCAATGCATCAAGAACTGGCGATCAAAGATGCTGTGAACAAAGCGGAGAAGCAGCGGGATCGCATTGCCATTGAACTCCAGCAAATGCGTGAGCAGCAGGCCACAGAACTACGCCTAGCCGAAACCAAATTCGCCAAAGAAATGCAGGCGATGACGCTACAAAAAGACAATGAGGTGAGAGATTTGCAAGCGCAGCTCCAGGCCGGGGCCATGCAACGCCAGCTGGCCGTGAATGAAGCCGTGAGTTCCGTGGAGAAACAACGGGATGCACTTCAAAGCGGCTTTAAGGAAGCAGAACTAAAGCATCAGCTGGAATCTCAATCACTGAAGGATCGCTACGAAGCCCAGCTCAGTGATCGGGATCAGGCCATTGAACGCTTGCGCGACATGAAGGCGCGGCTCTCCACCAAAATGGTGGGGGAAACCCTCGAACAACACTGCGAAACCGAATTCAACAGGATTCGTGCAGCCGCTTTTCCGATGGCCTATTTCGAAAAAGACAACGACGCGCGCAGTGGAAGCAAGGGTGACTACATCTTCCGCGACCAGGACGACCACAACAACGAAATCATCTCGATCATGTTTGAGATGAAAAACGAAGCTGACACAACGGCAACCAAGAAGAAAAATGAAGACTTCCTCAAAGAGCTGAACAAGGACAGGAACGAAAAAAATTGCGAGTATGCAGTGCTCGTCTCCCTGCTTGAGCCCGAAAATGAGCTTTACAATTCAGGCATTGTTGATGTATCTCATCGCTTCCCTAAAACCTATATAATTCGCCCACAATTCTTCATTCCATTCATCACATTGCTCCGAAATGCAGCCATGAAATCTCTGGAATACAAAGCTGAACTGGCTCTTGTAAAAGCCCAGAACATCGATGTCACCAACTTCGAGAACGACCTGGAAACCTTCAAAACGGCCTTTTCCCGCAACTACGACCTCGCCTCCAGACGTTTCGAAACGGCAATCGATGAAATCGATAAGTCGATCGATCACCTCCAAAAAACCAAGGATGCACTGATGGGTGCTGATCGAAACCTGCGGCTTGCCAATGACAAGGCACAGGATGTAACCGTTAAAAAGTTGACCCGACGCAATCCAACGATGGCAGCCAAGTTTGCCGACTTAAACAACGCTCCTGATCAGAAATCCGCCTGA